The Punica granatum isolate Tunisia-2019 chromosome 4, ASM765513v2, whole genome shotgun sequence genome has a window encoding:
- the LOC116205403 gene encoding myosin-binding protein 3-like isoform X1, with protein sequence MAANRFATMLHRNTNKITVILVYAVLEWVLIFLLLLNSLFSYFIAKFADYFGLKHPCLWCSRIDHVLDRGENVKSIKADFMCNRHALEISGLGYCHRHQKLAKSQEMCENCSLTSVAEEETVSRCSCCNGRLEGKVFPSCLLLKPSWCSIEGTGREIESIGAKKCDSPSGTEDRTDEGVADVDDEHQIISDLDSFSIREITSEEECSKSLSNFRWHEKDATGDGKDAFCGIEAMRESCDSNNMTRISLVEDSWIEVIDLQFIMRYDGPCDSSDRLHLIDLIDSSIIGNVKLPNLREEGQHSGMLQVDTAAELDQNNADSETKREPDELSPANDAEETANDKETGDFEPSGVIATGEKGIDDPEHELDQSQLQGDLPSANGDGSKDTDAEILGTEEILGEKDTDQTHNLEAEEEKFPDTPTSLESLQNWQKKLLLLEKRESSIEESLDGSVLSEIMDGGDGLMTIERLKSALTAERKALKALYAELEEERSASAIAANQTMAMITRLQEEKATMQMEALQYQRMMEEQSEYDQEALQMLNELMVKREKEKQELEGELEIYKAKVSEYEAKERLRGESPIKDCDDDELSIDLNREMGDQSENEEANTPNDEAIDLEELAIDCVKNMSELDNSLAEFEEERLSILDQLKSLEEKLLTMSNDGEAIQLRDMETKEDSLSYLESGTMRKMAKRLLPLLDAADDEAEEEVGIRPQNAELLDTQMPELEEGEREAKRIDIVEEVDRVYERLQALEEDREFLKHCMSTVKKGDEGMDLLQEILQHLRDLKSVELRVKDIGDE encoded by the exons ATGGCAGCAAATAGATTTGCAACAATGCTTCACAGGAACACGAACAAGATCACCGTAATACTTGTCTATGCAGTTCTTGAGTGGGTCTTGatattcctcctcctcctcaactCCTTGTTCAGTTACTTCATCGCCAAGTTCGCAGATTACTTTGGCCTCAAGCATCCTTGCCTCTGGTGCTCTAGGATCGACCATGTCTTGGACCGTGGCGAGAACGTAAAGAGCATCAAGGCTGATTTCATGTGCAATCGCCATGCCTTGGAGATTTCTGGACTGGGCTACTGTCACCGCCACCAGAAATTGGCCAAGTCCCAAGAAATGTGTGAGAATTGCTCTCTGACTTCGGTGGCAGAAGAAGAAACCGTTTCAAGGTGCAGTTGCTGCAATGGGAGGTTAGAGGGGAAAGTTTTCCCTTCCTGTTTGCTGCTGAAGCCCTCTTGGTGTAGTATAGAGGGGACAGGCCGCGAGATCGAGAGCATCGGAGCCAAAAAGTGTGATAGCCCATCAGGAACTGAAGATCGTACTGATGAAGGAGTTGCAGATGTGGATGATGAGCATCAGATAATTTCTGATTTAGATAGTTTTAGCATCCGAGAGATTACTTCCGAAGAGGAATGCTCAAAGTCTCTCTCGAACTTCCGGTGGCACGAAAAGGATGCTACTGGAGATGGTAAGGACGCCTTTTGTGGCATTGAAGCCATGCGGGAATCTTGTGACAGCAATAACATGACAAGGATCTCTTTGGTGGAGGATTCTTGGATTGAAGTCATTGACCTGCAGTTTATTATGCGGTATGATGGTCCTTGTGATTCTTCCGATCGGTTGCACTTGATTGATCTGATCGACTCTTCAATCATCGGGAATGTGAAACTTCCAAACTTGAGAGAAGAGGGGCAGCATTCCGGTATGTTGCAGGTGGATACTGCTGCAGAATTGGATCAGAATAACGCCGACTCAGAAACTAAAAGAGAACCAGATGAGCTGTCACCAG CAAACGATGCTGAAGAAACAGCCAATGACAAAGAAACAGGAGATTTCGAACCATCGGGTGTGATTGCTACTGGTGAGAAGGGCATTGATGATCCGGAACATGAACTTGACCAATCTCAACTTCAAGGAGATCTACCTTCAGCAAATGGCGATGGATCTAAAGATACCGATGCCGAGATACTTG GAACTGAAGAAATCCTCGGAGAAAAGGACACAGACCAGACACACAACTTAGAGGCAGAGGAAGAAAAGTTTCCCGACACGCCGACCTCCCTCGAGAGCCTCCAGAACTGGCAGAAGAAGCTTCTTTTATTGGAGAAACGAGAGTCCTCAATCGAGGAGTCCTTGGATGGAAGTGTGCTTAGCGAGATTATGGACGGGGGAGATGGGTTGATGACGATTGAGCGGCTGAAGTCCGCCCTCACAGCGGAGCGGAAAGCCCTGAAAGCGCTCTATGCGGAACTCGAGGAGGAGAGGAGCGCCTCCGCAATTGCAGCGAACCAGACGATGGCGATGATCACTAGGCTGCAGGAGGAGAAGGCCACTATGCAGATGGAAGCCTTACAGTACCAGAGGATGATGGAAGAACAATCCGAGTACGACCAGGAGGCCCTTCAGATGCTCAATGAGCTCATGGTGAagagagaaaaggagaagCAAGAGCTGGAGGGAGAGCTTGAGATTTACAAGGCGAAAGTGTCCGAGTATGAAGCAAAAGAGAGACTGAGAGGAGAGTCTCCGATTAAAGACTGTGACGATGATGAGCTTTCAATCGATCTGAACCGTGAAATGGGAGACCAGAGCGAGAACGAGGAAGCAAATACTCCAAATGATGAAGCTATTGACTTGGAGGAGTTGGCTATCGATTGCGTGAAGAACATGAGCGAGCTCGATAACTCGCTGGCAGAGTTCGAAGAGGAGAGGCTATCGATCTTGGACCAATTGAAGTCGCTTGAGGAGAAGCTGCTCACAATGAGCAATGACGGAGAAGCAATCCAACTTCGGGACATGGAAACAAAGGAGGATAGTCTGAGTTATCTCGAAAGTGGAACAATGAGGAAAATGGCGAAGAGGCTCCTGCCCCTTCTTGATGCAGCTGATGATGAAGCTGAAGAAGAAGTCGGGATCAGACCCCAGAATGCTGAGCTGCTAGACACTCAGATGCCTGAGTTAGAAGAAGGGGAACGGGAGGCCAAGAGGATTGATATCGTGGAGGAGGTTGATCGGGTTTATGAGAGGCTGCAAGCTCTCGAAGAGGACCGGGAGTTTCTGAAGCACTGCATGAGTacggtgaagaagggggaCGAGGGAATGGATCTTCTCCAGGAAATCTTGCAGCACCTTCGTGACCTCAAGAGCGTGGAGCTTCGTGTCAAGGATATCGGGGACGAGTAA
- the LOC116205403 gene encoding myosin-binding protein 3-like isoform X2: protein MFRQTILYPVLEWVLIFLLLLNSLFSYFIAKFADYFGLKHPCLWCSRIDHVLDRGENVKSIKADFMCNRHALEISGLGYCHRHQKLAKSQEMCENCSLTSVAEEETVSRCSCCNGRLEGKVFPSCLLLKPSWCSIEGTGREIESIGAKKCDSPSGTEDRTDEGVADVDDEHQIISDLDSFSIREITSEEECSKSLSNFRWHEKDATGDGKDAFCGIEAMRESCDSNNMTRISLVEDSWIEVIDLQFIMRYDGPCDSSDRLHLIDLIDSSIIGNVKLPNLREEGQHSGMLQVDTAAELDQNNADSETKREPDELSPANDAEETANDKETGDFEPSGVIATGEKGIDDPEHELDQSQLQGDLPSANGDGSKDTDAEILGTEEILGEKDTDQTHNLEAEEEKFPDTPTSLESLQNWQKKLLLLEKRESSIEESLDGSVLSEIMDGGDGLMTIERLKSALTAERKALKALYAELEEERSASAIAANQTMAMITRLQEEKATMQMEALQYQRMMEEQSEYDQEALQMLNELMVKREKEKQELEGELEIYKAKVSEYEAKERLRGESPIKDCDDDELSIDLNREMGDQSENEEANTPNDEAIDLEELAIDCVKNMSELDNSLAEFEEERLSILDQLKSLEEKLLTMSNDGEAIQLRDMETKEDSLSYLESGTMRKMAKRLLPLLDAADDEAEEEVGIRPQNAELLDTQMPELEEGEREAKRIDIVEEVDRVYERLQALEEDREFLKHCMSTVKKGDEGMDLLQEILQHLRDLKSVELRVKDIGDE from the exons ATGTTCCGCCAAACGATACTGTATCCTG TTCTTGAGTGGGTCTTGatattcctcctcctcctcaactCCTTGTTCAGTTACTTCATCGCCAAGTTCGCAGATTACTTTGGCCTCAAGCATCCTTGCCTCTGGTGCTCTAGGATCGACCATGTCTTGGACCGTGGCGAGAACGTAAAGAGCATCAAGGCTGATTTCATGTGCAATCGCCATGCCTTGGAGATTTCTGGACTGGGCTACTGTCACCGCCACCAGAAATTGGCCAAGTCCCAAGAAATGTGTGAGAATTGCTCTCTGACTTCGGTGGCAGAAGAAGAAACCGTTTCAAGGTGCAGTTGCTGCAATGGGAGGTTAGAGGGGAAAGTTTTCCCTTCCTGTTTGCTGCTGAAGCCCTCTTGGTGTAGTATAGAGGGGACAGGCCGCGAGATCGAGAGCATCGGAGCCAAAAAGTGTGATAGCCCATCAGGAACTGAAGATCGTACTGATGAAGGAGTTGCAGATGTGGATGATGAGCATCAGATAATTTCTGATTTAGATAGTTTTAGCATCCGAGAGATTACTTCCGAAGAGGAATGCTCAAAGTCTCTCTCGAACTTCCGGTGGCACGAAAAGGATGCTACTGGAGATGGTAAGGACGCCTTTTGTGGCATTGAAGCCATGCGGGAATCTTGTGACAGCAATAACATGACAAGGATCTCTTTGGTGGAGGATTCTTGGATTGAAGTCATTGACCTGCAGTTTATTATGCGGTATGATGGTCCTTGTGATTCTTCCGATCGGTTGCACTTGATTGATCTGATCGACTCTTCAATCATCGGGAATGTGAAACTTCCAAACTTGAGAGAAGAGGGGCAGCATTCCGGTATGTTGCAGGTGGATACTGCTGCAGAATTGGATCAGAATAACGCCGACTCAGAAACTAAAAGAGAACCAGATGAGCTGTCACCAG CAAACGATGCTGAAGAAACAGCCAATGACAAAGAAACAGGAGATTTCGAACCATCGGGTGTGATTGCTACTGGTGAGAAGGGCATTGATGATCCGGAACATGAACTTGACCAATCTCAACTTCAAGGAGATCTACCTTCAGCAAATGGCGATGGATCTAAAGATACCGATGCCGAGATACTTG GAACTGAAGAAATCCTCGGAGAAAAGGACACAGACCAGACACACAACTTAGAGGCAGAGGAAGAAAAGTTTCCCGACACGCCGACCTCCCTCGAGAGCCTCCAGAACTGGCAGAAGAAGCTTCTTTTATTGGAGAAACGAGAGTCCTCAATCGAGGAGTCCTTGGATGGAAGTGTGCTTAGCGAGATTATGGACGGGGGAGATGGGTTGATGACGATTGAGCGGCTGAAGTCCGCCCTCACAGCGGAGCGGAAAGCCCTGAAAGCGCTCTATGCGGAACTCGAGGAGGAGAGGAGCGCCTCCGCAATTGCAGCGAACCAGACGATGGCGATGATCACTAGGCTGCAGGAGGAGAAGGCCACTATGCAGATGGAAGCCTTACAGTACCAGAGGATGATGGAAGAACAATCCGAGTACGACCAGGAGGCCCTTCAGATGCTCAATGAGCTCATGGTGAagagagaaaaggagaagCAAGAGCTGGAGGGAGAGCTTGAGATTTACAAGGCGAAAGTGTCCGAGTATGAAGCAAAAGAGAGACTGAGAGGAGAGTCTCCGATTAAAGACTGTGACGATGATGAGCTTTCAATCGATCTGAACCGTGAAATGGGAGACCAGAGCGAGAACGAGGAAGCAAATACTCCAAATGATGAAGCTATTGACTTGGAGGAGTTGGCTATCGATTGCGTGAAGAACATGAGCGAGCTCGATAACTCGCTGGCAGAGTTCGAAGAGGAGAGGCTATCGATCTTGGACCAATTGAAGTCGCTTGAGGAGAAGCTGCTCACAATGAGCAATGACGGAGAAGCAATCCAACTTCGGGACATGGAAACAAAGGAGGATAGTCTGAGTTATCTCGAAAGTGGAACAATGAGGAAAATGGCGAAGAGGCTCCTGCCCCTTCTTGATGCAGCTGATGATGAAGCTGAAGAAGAAGTCGGGATCAGACCCCAGAATGCTGAGCTGCTAGACACTCAGATGCCTGAGTTAGAAGAAGGGGAACGGGAGGCCAAGAGGATTGATATCGTGGAGGAGGTTGATCGGGTTTATGAGAGGCTGCAAGCTCTCGAAGAGGACCGGGAGTTTCTGAAGCACTGCATGAGTacggtgaagaagggggaCGAGGGAATGGATCTTCTCCAGGAAATCTTGCAGCACCTTCGTGACCTCAAGAGCGTGGAGCTTCGTGTCAAGGATATCGGGGACGAGTAA
- the LOC116206035 gene encoding uncharacterized protein LOC116206035 — MDDNSPATKHDHRDDSHGWQTVTYPKRNRRQSRQQAAPAYPLPNGPDVFREVELHSEERLRAPSASSGEQKPHSDGDGGEGSGDDGEVAGAAENAGKEVKKAKPKKPKQPKVTVAEAAAKMDAADLSAYLIEVTESYEAQEDIQLMKFADYFGRAFSSVGGAQFPWVKMFKESPVAKLVDVPISHVPEIVYETSVAWLRQKSPEALASFVLWSLDCILADLASHLGTAKGSKKVVHVASSKSQVAVFIVLATALRRKPEVLVNVLPILKENSKYQGHDKLPVIIWMATQASQGDLTVGLYMWAHYLLPMLHTKSGSNPLCRDLVLQLVERILSTPKARPILLNGAVKKGERLVPPHALEFLMGFTFPAPSERVKATERFEAVYPTLKEVALTGTGGRAMKQVVQQIASFTIKAAGEGVADLSTEAAKIFVWCLDETPDSYAQWDKLYMDNLKASVIILRKLSDDWKDHLEKATEHGSLQTLRATLNKFLQKNEKALQTEKDADRCTLLKDADKHCRILLKRMKKTKGYLKSMLVVSVGFAVGAAIMSRSMGNWDLKKVSEALGDMADWDFNELSGMFVKLAEMLNLPLTI; from the exons ATGGACGACAACTCGCCGGCGACCAAGCACGACCACCGTGACGACTCCCACGGCTGGCAGACCGTGACTTACCCCAAGCGCAACCGCAGGCAGTCGAGGCAGCAGGCCGCCCCCGCCTATCCCCTACCCAATGGTCCGGACGTCTTCCGGGAGGTGGAGCTGCACTCGGAGGAACGCCTCCGAGCTCCCTCCGCCTCGTCCGGCGAGCAGAAGCCCCACTCCGACGGCGACGGCGGGGAAGGCTCCGGGGACGACGGGGAGGTGGCCGGCGCTGCGGAGAATGCGGGCAAGGAGGTGAAGAAGGCGAAGCCGAAGAAGCCGAAGCAGCCCAAGGTCACGGTGGCCGAGGCCGCCGCAAAGATGGACGCCGCTGATCTCAGCGCTTATCTCATCGAAGTGACC GAGTCGTATGAAGCGCAGGAGGATATACAGCTGATGAAATTTGCAGACTATTTCGGCCGCGCGTTTTCTTCGGTGGGGGGGGCGCAGTTTCCGTGGGTGAAGATGTTCAAGGAGTCTCCGGTAGCTAAGTTGGTGGAT GTTCCTATCTCGCATGTGCCGGAGATCGTTTATGAGACATCAGTTGCCTGGCTTCGCCAAAAATCCCCTGAGGCACTTGCCTCTTTTGTTTTGTGGTCGTTGGACTGCATTCTTGCTGACCTTGCTAGTCATCTCGGTACTGCCAAGGGATCCAAAAAGGTGGTTCACGTGGCATCATCAAAATCTCAG GTTGCTGTGTTCATTGTCTTGGCGACGGCACTGCGAAGAAAGCCTGAGGTGTTGGTCAATGTATTGCCTATCCTGaaggaaaattcaaaatatcagGGACACGATAAGCTTCCAGTAATCATATGGATGGCTACTCAG GCTTCTCAGGGAGATTTAACCGTGGGGTTGTACATGTGGGCTCATTATCTCTTGCCAATGCTTCATACAAAGTCGGGAAGTAATCCGCTATGCAGAGATTTGGTTTTGCAGCTGGTGGAGAG AATCCTGTCTACTCCAAAGGCTCGTCCCATACTATTGAATGGTGCAGTTAAAAAAGGCGAGCGTTTAGTGCCGCCACATGCTCTTGAGTTTTTGATGGGTTTCACGTTTCCGGCACCTTCAGAGCGGGTTAAG GCAACTGAGAGGTTTGAAGCCGTTTACCCAACCTTGAAAGAGGTCGCCTTGACTGGCACTGGAGGCAGAGCAATGAAGCAAGTCGTGCAGCAGATTGCAAGCTTTACAATAAAAGCTGCCGGTGAAG GTGTTGCCGATCTATCAACTGAGGCAGCCAAGATATTTGTATGGTGCTTGGATGAAACCCCAGACTCTTATGCACAATGG GACAAGCTTTACATGGATAACCTGAAAGCGAGTGTCATTATTCTGAGGAAACTGTCTGATGATTGGAAAGATCACTTGGAGAAAGCCACAGAACATGGTTCTCTCCAGACTCTGAGGGCAACTCTGAACAAATTCCTGCAAAAG AATGAGAAAGCATTGCAAACCGAAAAAGATGCGGATCGCTGCACTCTACTGAAGGATGCTGACAAGCATTGCAGAATCTTGTTGAAAAGGATGAAGAAAACCAAAGGGTACCTCAAAAGCATGCTGGTTGTTTCCGTCGGTTTTGCCGTGGGAGCTGCTATCATGTCCCGGAGTATGGGAAACTGGGACTTGAAGAAAGTGTCCGAGGCATTAGGGGATATGGCGGACTGGGACTTTAATGAACTGTCCGGGATGTTTGTGAAGCTGGCAGAGATGTTAAATCTTCCGTTGACCATCTGA